DNA sequence from the Sulfurimonas sp. HSL3-7 genome:
GGATCGTCTACATCGACGAGATCGACAAGATCGCCCGCAAAAGCGAATCCTCCACGATGGGACGCGATGTCTCGGGCGAAGGGGTGCAGCAGGGACTGCTGAAGATCCTCGAAGGGAGCGAGGTCTATGTTCCGGTGAAGGGAAGCCGCAAAAACTCGACGACCGAGACCGTGCTCATCGACACCTCCCACATCCTCTTTGTCTGCGGGGGCGCTTTTGTCGGGCTGGTGCCGGATGTCCACACCAAAAAGACCAACAAGGTCGGGTTCGGTTCCGTACAGAAAGCGGCGATGAAAGAGTTCAAGGTCGACCAGAAGGCGCTGGTGCACTACGGCATCATCCCGGAGTTCATCGGCCGTATCCCGGTCATCGCCCAGCTGCGTGAACTGACCAAGGATCAGATGGTTCAGATCCTTCAAGAGCCGGACAACGCCCTTATCAAACAGTTCCAGGCCCTTTTCGAAATGGACGGCATCACCCTCAATTTCGAGGAGAAGGCCCTGGAAGCGATCGCACAGAAGGCGATCGACAAGGGTGTCGGTGCCCGCGGTCTGCGCGGTATTATCGAAGAGGTGATGCTGCCGCTGCAGTACAGCTGCCCGTCCCAAGAGAGCCTGGAGAGCGTCACCATCACCGAAGCGGTCGTGGAAGATCCGGCCACTCCGGCTATTTTTACCTACAAAAAAGAAGAAGAGAACACCGCCGAGGCGTGATCTTCTCGCACGCTCTCAACAGGCGGCCTCTCCTTTTTTTGCTGATAAATCCTCGTTTACTCCTTCAACCGTTCAGTCATCATCAATAGCTACAACCATCAAATGCACCTACCTGCTCGCAATACATCCACTTGATTTCGACAAATAACAGTATATTCCCAAATAACAATTCATAATCATATTAGTCCCTGTTTTTCGACGGGGCTTAGAGATGAGCAAGGTAGAGATACTCGAAGAGATAAAGCAGGCAATTGGTATCGTTCCCGGATTTTTCGAGATGATGCCGGAAGATCCGCTGGAAATGGAACGGGGGCTTTTCAAGCGCTACACGCTGCAAGAAAAAGGTGAAATCCCGCCCAAATACCGGGAATCAATCGGACTTGGAGCT
Encoded proteins:
- the clpX gene encoding ATP-dependent Clp protease ATP-binding subunit ClpX gives rise to the protein MSQEKVCSFCGRKQSEVKKMFSSEKTNICNECVSTCSSILQKEVRYEQQTNMQEQLPKPEKIVSYLDKHIIGQEEAKKVLAVALYNHYKRIENPVYNSVELEKSNILLLGPTGSGKTLLAKSLAKIMNVPFAVADATALTEAGYVGEDVESILSRLLAAANYDIELAQRGIVYIDEIDKIARKSESSTMGRDVSGEGVQQGLLKILEGSEVYVPVKGSRKNSTTETVLIDTSHILFVCGGAFVGLVPDVHTKKTNKVGFGSVQKAAMKEFKVDQKALVHYGIIPEFIGRIPVIAQLRELTKDQMVQILQEPDNALIKQFQALFEMDGITLNFEEKALEAIAQKAIDKGVGARGLRGIIEEVMLPLQYSCPSQESLESVTITEAVVEDPATPAIFTYKKEEENTAEA